The Deltaproteobacteria bacterium genomic interval CCTGTTTGCGAAAGGCAATGCCAAGGCGATTGAAAACATTAAGGTCGTCCGGGCGATGTTGAAGGACCTTTGTATAAATTTCCTCAGCCCGGCTGTTTTCTTCAAGCTGGAGATAGGAATCTGCCAGGCTGATCTGGTTTTCATGATTTTCCGGGTCCAGGTTCAAGGCCTGCTTCAGGCTGCTCTTTGCCTCTTCAGCTCGCCCGGCTGAAAGATAGACTTTCCCCAGGGCGGAATGGGACCGTGTTGACTCCGGATTAACCTCCACCGCCTGTTTAAGGCTGGCGATGGCTTCTTCCAGGCGGCCTTGTTGCTTAAGGGCCAAACCCATATCTGTATGCAGTTTGGCCAGATGAGTCAGGCCTGATTTAACAGCTTGCCTGTATACACCCAGGGCCTCTTCAGCCTGGCCGGATTCCAGAAGCTCGTCGGCGTCATCTAGCAGGGTTTCGGGTCTGGGGGTCTCGTCTTTCAGGCCTAATACCTCCATGATCTTGTCCTGTAAAACTCTTGGCGAGACAGGTTTTTTGAGGAAACCGGTCACATTAAGGGACCTGGCCTCATCCAGCTCCTTCCGGCTCAGATCGGTGATGATCAGGACGCAAGACATGGAGGCAGACTCCTTATTGAGCCTTAACTCTCTCAAGAGTTTGAACCCGCTCACCTGAGGCAGGTCCCAGTCTGCCAGAAGGAAATAATTTGGATTTCGCTGGATTCGTTTCAGGGCTGCCAGGCCGTTTTCGGCAAGCGTGACCTCCCTGACATTCATGCCTTCAAGGACATCCTTAATCATCAAGGCCTCGCCCTGGTCCCTTACGGCCACTAAAAAGCTAATTTCAGAGAATTCCATATGTTGATAATACTAAATAATCCTTGAAGAATAAATAAAAAGTTCTTTTTTGATCTGTTGTATCAATATTATCATAACTAGAAAATGGTTTGACAAGTCCTGGGCAAGAATCCGACTGCTACTTCTTTCGAATTAAGGGCACGAAACGGACGGACATAAGGGCTCGGGTTTTGACCTCTCCCTCCTGGTCCTTTTCGACCAGGACCAGAGTCTGCACCGTCCATGGCGGGCCAACCGGGATGACCATCAGTCCTCCGGGTTTTAGCTGTCTAATTAAGGGGAGCGGAATGTGACCCGCGGCGCAGGTGACAATGATTCGATCAAACGGGGCCTTTTCCGGCCAGCCAAAATAGCCGTCATCAATCTTTAGGTGGATGCGATCATAGCCCAATCGGGCCAGCCGCTTCCTGGCCTCGAGATAAAGCCCGGGGATGATCTCGATAGAATAAACCTCCCCGGCCGTTCCGGCCAGGACTGCGGCCTGGTAGCCTGATCCTGTTCCGATTTCGAGAACCTTCTCCGTTCCGGATAAACCAAGAACCTCGGTCATATAGGCCACAATATAGGGCTGGGATATGGTCTGGCCGTATCCGATAGGCAGGGGCTGGTCCGCATACGCGTGTGATTTATCCCGGGACCTGACAAAGAGGTGGCGGGGGACATGACGCAGCGTGGCCAGGACCCTGGCATCTTTCACCCCCCGGGCCTGAATCTGATCTTCGACCATAGCCCGGCGTTTTTCAATGAACCTGTCTTCTTTAGCGTCAGCCGAAACGGAAAGGACCAGGCACAGCAGGCTTAAAAAAGCACATCGTTTCAGAAAATTCATGATCTTCCTCCTCTGGAGACCAATCCGGCCAGGAGGTAACACCCTCCGGCAGTCAGAATGGCGATAAGGTGGCCAAGCTGGAGGCAAATCAGGGTCGCAGCCAAGGACCCAACCACGGAAAAAAATCCATTTACGCCGTAAGCCCAGGCGCGGATCGAAGGCTCCGGTCCAACCAGATGGGTCAGACCGCCCGCAAACGGCACCCCCATAAGCAGGGCCGCCGGCGCCAGCAGCAAGCCAACCCCGAAAGCCCCTCCAGGCAGAAAGCGCAAGATAAAAAAGGCCAGGACCAGCGCCGCGGCTGAGGCTAGAGTAAATACTCTTGGCGGCCTGAGACCCCACAAAAAACTGCCCACCCCGGATAGCATTAAAAAAATCCCGATGACCAGGGGGATGGCCTGGGCAGGATGACCCAGATGATAAATGGTTTCGGCCAGCAAGGTAATTTCAGCCATCATGTAGCCCAGGCCAATCAAACTGAAGAAAATCAGGCCCGGCGGCCGAGGGCCCAGCCGAAAAAGAGGAAGAAAAATTCCGGCCCCGGCTATGAGAAGCGCTGCCACAAGTCCTCCCCAGGTAAAAAGCAACCCCCATTCAGTAACGGAAAGAAGACTGGAATCTTTAAGATTTATGATCAGGCTCAAGGTACGCAGACGGAAAAAATTAAAAAAATACGGCCGGTC includes:
- a CDS encoding tetratricopeptide repeat protein, whose product is MIKDVLEGMNVREVTLAENGLAALKRIQRNPNYFLLADWDLPQVSGFKLLRELRLNKESASMSCVLIITDLSRKELDEARSLNVTGFLKKPVSPRVLQDKIMEVLGLKDETPRPETLLDDADELLESGQAEEALGVYRQAVKSGLTHLAKLHTDMGLALKQQGRLEEAIASLKQAVEVNPESTRSHSALGKVYLSAGRAEEAKSSLKQALNLDPENHENQISLADSYLQLEENSRAEEIYTKVLQHRPDDLNVFNRLGIAFRKQGKYEQALANYHQALKITSQDENLYFNLGRCYFEMGRLEEARGCMQKALAVNPDFEEAKEFMTKI
- a CDS encoding protein-L-isoaspartate(D-aspartate) O-methyltransferase, which gives rise to MNFLKRCAFLSLLCLVLSVSADAKEDRFIEKRRAMVEDQIQARGVKDARVLATLRHVPRHLFVRSRDKSHAYADQPLPIGYGQTISQPYIVAYMTEVLGLSGTEKVLEIGTGSGYQAAVLAGTAGEVYSIEIIPGLYLEARKRLARLGYDRIHLKIDDGYFGWPEKAPFDRIIVTCAAGHIPLPLIRQLKPGGLMVIPVGPPWTVQTLVLVEKDQEGEVKTRALMSVRFVPLIRKK